CTCTAGATTGCTGTAACTCTACTGCTTGAATATAAGCAACTGGAACGAATAACTGTGGAGGCTCTGCTGTAGTAGCTATCTCAGAGGCTAATGAGAACGAACCACCCGGTACTACTTTCACTGTAATACCAGTAGAGTTTTTGAACTGAGAAGCTAACTGATTAAAAATTGCCTTATATGCGCCAGCTACATAAATAGTAAGTATTCCGGAAGTGGTTGGTGGAGGAGTTATAGAAGTTGTTGTAGTTGAAGTAATAGTTGTTGTAGTAGGAGTTACTTTCGTTGGTTTAGGAATTACTACTAAAGCTATACCTACTATAGCTATTATAACAATAACTGCTATTATTATTCCTTGGATTTTAGTTATACCTTTACGATTTCTCATATGTGTATAGAGTAATATTTCATGATATAAATATTTATCTTTAAATACATTTGATACAGTAGAATTATTAGTTAATAAAGTTAAATTAAAATGTATTTATTATTTAAATAAAAGTTTAATAAATGGAATTCTACACAAAATATTTACTTATAATAGAATATGTTAAATTTTGCATAATATTTGATAATTTTAGAAAGTATGGATCAAGATAAATCTTTGATGGTACATAAATTTCTCTTTTTCCAGATTTTATCGCTTTTATCACAGCATTAGCAACTTTTTCTGGATTAACTGCATATCTAGCAAAAGGATCTGATTTTACTTTAGAAAATGAAGGATGAGAAGTAAAATTAGTTTTTACTGGTCCAGGATAAATACCAGAGACTTTAATGTTATATCTCTTCATTTCAGCCCATAGTCCATTCGTCAGACTTGCTAAGGCTGATTTTGTTGCAGAATATACTAATAGATTTGGAGTACTTACATATGCTGCCTCAGAAATTATATTTACAATTGCACCGCTCTTCTGTTTTACCATATATGGTAAAACTGCTTTCATAAAATATAGTGGGCCTAAAAAATTGGTTTTTATCATATACTCTTCTTCATTTAAATCTGTTTCAAGAAATGAACCATATACTCCAAAACCTGCATTATTAACTACAACATCTATCCTACCATATTCTTCAATTATTTTATTTATAAAGGAAAAAACTGCAGACTTATCTGAAACGTCCAGTTCATAGTTTTGATCTCCTACCTCTGGTTTTGTTCTAGATACAGCAATTACTGTATATCCTTTTTCTTTAAGTTTTTTAGAAGTACACTTACCTATACCTTTAGATGCTCCAGTAACTATTGCAATCATAATAAGGATAAAATAAAACTTATAGCAATAAGCGTTTCCCCAGATTTCTAATAGAAAATATCTGCAAATATTGTTTAAAATCAATTTTAGTATATTTTGTGGAAATTTCTTTCTATTATTTTACTTATCTCGTCTTCAGATATTCCTCGAATTAAAGAGAGATAATGAATAGTATCTTTAATCATTGTTGGTTCTAATAATTTCCCTTTATATACATAGCCTCCATCACTTTCTGTTAGAATTATATCTAATGGAGCTTTTTCTGCTACTAGTTTGTGTTTTTTCTGAAAAGTTACAGAAGGATTAATTGTGATAAAGTATCCTGCTCCTTCAATATCTTTTAGAAGATCAGTAGGCCCTGAGTACCAATGGATTATTGCTTTCTTTATCTCATACTTTGCTAACAGTTTTATTACATCTTCATACGAGTCTACTGAATGTATATTTACCATTTTATTGTACTCGTTCGCCAATTCTAGAAATTTTGTAAAATATTTAATTTGGACCTCCTTTGGTGTTTCAATCCTATAATCTAAACCTATTTCTCCTATAAAATCAGCTTTTTTAATTAACGAAATAATTTTATCATCTATAGCTTCACCTTTGCTAATATTCCATGGATGAATTCCCACTCCTACTAGAATATTTTTGGATTTAATATTTAAATTTTGAATAGACGAGGAGTAATCCATAGATACTGATGCTATAACATAATTTGGATAAGGTTTGCCTAGAAGATTGTAATGACAATGAGCATCATAATACATTAAAATAAATTAGTTATTAATTAGTAGATAAACATAACTATATGACATGGTATACTGGAACTGGAGATTCAGGGAAAACTAAAGTTCCATCGAAAGGAGAAGTTTGGAAGGATGATGATATTGTTAACGCATTAGGAAATTTAGATGAACTTAATGCTACACTAGGTATTGTATCTACACTATATCCAGAACTTAGTTCAGTAATTGAAACAATTCAAAACGATATTTTTACAATATCATCAGAAGTAGCTGGTTTTGAACTAAATTTCAGCGCTGATAGATTAAATTTCCTTGAAGACGAGATTAAAAAAATTGGAAATGAAATCCAACCTTTAAGAAATTTTGTTTTGCCAGGAGGACATATAGCTTCTTCATATTTACATTTTTCTAGGGCTGTATGTAGAAGAGCTGAAAGAAGTCTAGTGAAAATTTATAGAGAAAATAAAGCCAAAAAGTTGCATATAGTTTATTTAAATAGACTATCATCTTTACTCTTTGTTTTAGCATTGTGGATTAACGAAAAAACTAATAATCCAAATGTTATCTGGAAGAAGTTTGGCTAAGTTTATACGCATAATACGCTGTTATATTATCTTGTGCAGAAATACCTACAGTCTTAAAAATAGATGGTCTTTCAACCTTTATGCCCTCAGCTAATATTTTACCTATTTCTAAAACTTTTTTATCATCAAGTAAACCAGAAGATTTAGGTTGTATATAATCTCCTGCTTCTTTGGATACCGCTTCTAAAGAATCTACAATAAACGTTTTAGATTTTCTTATAGTTTCATCATCTATTTCCCTACTATCTGGTGTATGTGCCCCTATACTACTAACATGAAAATCATTTTTCATTAAATTTCCTATAACTACTGGAGTTTTAGATGAAGTTGTGGCATACACAACGTCTGATTCTTTAAGTAATTTTTCTAGATCAACTGCATCTGCATTGATCTTTTTAGCTAATTCTATATGAGATTTTCTAGCTGAAACTAAAATTCTAGATACTGATAAATATCCTTGTGCGATTTTAGCATGATAATAAGCTTCCATTCCTGCACCTATTATCCCTAAAGTATTAATTTTATTTCCATAGGCTATCTCTGTTGATAATACACTAGCGGATGCTGTTCTTATTGCTGTTAATACTGTACCATCCATAATGCTAATTAATTCTCCGGTATCTGGAGAAAAAAGTGCTACTACACCTTGGACAGACGGAAGACCTCTCTTAGGATTATCGTTTATTACATTAACAATCTTAACTGCTACTGAAAAAGCTGTAAAAGAAGGCATTATTCCCCACCAGTTTCCTTTTATAGTGAGGACTTGCCTTTGTGGTTGAGATATTTCACCTTTATAATACATTAGAAAAGCTTCTTTTACAGCTTTTACAGCCTCTTTAGGTGTTAGATATTCTTCTAAATTTTTAGCATCTAAAAATCTCATGGTAACTATTATTAAGAATTAAATTAAATAAATTATTATTATTAGTCCAATATTAACCCCGTTAATATTAAACCACATTATAGTATATAAAAAATGTATTTATAGACAAAAAATAATGTTCTTCTATGAAATCAGAAACTGAAGATATTGAAATAGCGAGACCAGAAGTAGTAATGAACTGGGCTCGAGATCAGTCTAATATAATTTCGATAATTCCAAATGTTGTAGAAATTAAAGGTAATATTATAAAACTTAAATTTACTAGACTTTTACTTTTCTCTTTTGAATCATATTTCAGTATAGAACCTACTTTTGTTGGCAATGGCTTAATTGAATATAAATTAAAGGATAAAAATGATAACGAATTAAAAATAATTTTAACTGCAGAACCCAAAAAAGGCGTAAAAGTCGGAATAAATTATTCTGGAGAAAAAGAATGGATAGTATCTAAGGGATTAAAGAAAATTTTAGATGAAATAACAAATGGAATTAAAAATGAGATAAGCAAATTTAAGGAAGAAGAAATAGAAGAAACTTCGTCAGGAAATTACTCAACATATCTATCAAAAATATCCTCAATATCTAAACTTTTGATGAAGTCCAAATTAGCTAAAAGTGATGAAGTTTCTCTAAAGCAAGGTGAAGTATTGAATTATGTCGAAGAAGCTATTTCCCAGTACTCTAACTATCCTGTAATATACATATCTGGTTCAGGAGATTCTACATTTAGACTATTATTCATTAATGGAGAATTAAAAGGTGTATATATACTAAAAGATGGGAAAGATTCATTTAATGAAGAAGATTTAAATTATTTGAGTGGAGATTTCAAAATTCATATATACGTAGGAATCTCACCAAGAATTGCGGAGGTGATTAAAGAATGAGCATAAGTAGAAAAATACATAAACCATATGTATTGTACGAAGATAAAGACCACAAATTCGTTTGGTTAGGATTAGACGAGTCAGAACACGAAAAAGGAATATTAACAAATCAATATCTAATAGTAGATAATAACGAAGGAGCTTTACTTGACGCAGGAGGATATTTTGTATTTGAGAGAGTTTACGAAAATGTGAAGGAATTTATAAATCCACAGAATATTAAATACTTATTATTTTCTCACCAAGATCCAGATGTTATCGGATCATTAAATTTATGGATAGATGTAACGCCAGACGCTAAGATTTACGCCTCTGGTCTATGGGAAAGATTCCTTCCACATTTAGGATTTGAAGATTCAGTACGAATTATAGATATACCAGATGAAGGAATGAATATAAAACTCGGTAATGATGTAATTAAAGCTATTCCAGCTCACTTCATGCATTCTCCAGGTAATTTCCACTATTATGACACTAAGTCTAAAATATACTTTTCTGGTGATTTAGGTGCTGCTGTATATCCTGCAGGCGTATGGTATTTATTCGTAGAAAATTTTGAGGAACATGTGAAATATATGGAGGGTTTTCATAGAAGATATATAGCTAGCGCAAAGGCAATAAGAAATTGGTTAAAGCATTTAGAAGGATTAGATATACAAATAATAGCACCTCAACATGGATCAATATTTCAAGGAGAAAATGTTAAAAAATTTATAGAATGGTTAAAATCTCTGGATAAAACTGGTATGGATTATCTCTGGCAGGACTAGTAATATCTTTTCATTGCTTTTTTATGTGTATTTAATAAATCATTCTTATTGTGAAATTACAGTTAGGTAGCCCACCAGAAGATGGAAATTATTTTGATTCTTTTATAATTGCTTTGCAAGCAGCTGGTGCCGGAGAAGGTACAATAAAAATGTATTCTAGTGCAATAAAAAATTTCCTAGAGTATATAAAAAAAGATCCTAAAGAAGTTACTTCTAATGATGTAAATAAGTGGATTTTATATTTGTCCTCTCGAAAAGGTAAAATTCAAGGTATTGATAGTAAAAGAGCTAGAAGTGTAACTCTTAGAGAATATGTAATAGCTGTTAGAAGATTTCTAAAATGGTTAGGAGTTCAGATTAACCCTGTTTTACCTAGGTCTAGAAGAAAAGAGATTTATGCACTCAATCAGAATGAAGTAAACGCTATCTTGGAGTCTACTAAAAGGTTAAGAGATAAGCTAATAATAAAATTGTTTTTGGATACTGGATTAAGATCTAAAGAATTGCTGAATTTAAGAGTAAGTGATGTAAATTTCGAAAAGAGGATAATTAGAGTAAGAGAAACCAAAAATGGAGAAGAGAGAGTTGTATTTTTTACAAAAGAAACAGAATCTCTTTTAAGAAGATATATTTTAAGAAAGAATAAAACAGAAAATGACAAGATATTTGATTTAACTTATCAAGCTCTATATAAGATAGTTAGAAGAATAGGAAATAAAGCTGGTATAAGCGGATTAAGGCCACACATACTTAGGCACACATTTGCTACTACAGCTATAAGAAAAGGCGTTCCATTACCGGCGGTACAAAGATTATTAGGACATAAAGATATAAAGACTACACAGATTTATACTCATTTGGTATTAGAAGACTTAGAAAAAGTATATAAGCAAAGCTTTGAATTAAGCTCTTCCTAAAAATCTCCATTTAACCATCTCATTTACATATTCTGCTAGATCTCTAACGCTATTGAAAGATGCAGTTTGCAAATGCAAATACTCAAATTTAGCTTGATTTTCTAGCATTTTTCTCTGTAATTCTTTTACTTTTGGTTTCTTTAAAATATCGTTAAGTTTTTCTTGGCTTAAGTTACCTACTATTTCTCCGTTCATATCATCTGGATAAGGTAAATCACCATTAGGGTATATTGATATTGCATAACTTACTAACCTATTAGGGAATTCACCTTTTAATGCTCTTATAAATCCCCATGAGTTATTCAAAGTAGATGTATATTTTTTCTTTAATTCTGAGAGTACATTGTATAACTCATTAGGATCTGGAGCTAACTTAACTTTAGAATCTGGATAGTCTACTGCAGGAAGTACTAAAATCTTGTAATTGCATTCTCTTACTTTTTTTACTTTATCTTCTAACTTATGTAGGTTATATCTTGTAGCTACTGTCTGTACATTTACTTTTAATCCATATTGCCTAAATTTACACAAGGTATCTAAGGATTTTACGTTCCAATGATATTCATCAATAGAATAGTGCAAAAAGTCTATCTTATCGGCAAGTTTAGATAAAAAATCATCGTCATTTAGCCTATATCCATTTGTTGTCAACATTACGTAAAAAGATCCATCATGAGCATACTGTAATAATTCTAATATATCTTTTCTTGTAGTAGGCTCTCCTCCTTCAAACGATAAAACTACTACTGGAGAATCTCTTAGATTATCTATAATTTTCTTTATGGTTTCTGTACTTCCTTCACCCAGTTCTCCATTATAATAACTAGGATTACAAAAAGTGCATCTAAGATTACATCGAGAAGTTACTTTAAAGGTTGCATAACCTGGATTAAAAGGATCTTTTAATAATTGAGTTTTTATAAACCATCTTACAGCTTTTATATCACGATTCATAATTTAACAAACCTCTTAACATGTGATATGTATTCATATGCATTTTCTTCAATCATTTTAATTTCTTCTTCTTTTAACTTTCTTATAACTTTAGCTGGAACTCCTAATGCTAAGCTATATTCAGGTATTTCTGTATTTTGAGTTACTACAGAACCAGCTCCTATTATAGAATATTCCCCAATTTTACTACCATTTAATAAGATGGAACCCATTCCAATTATAACGTTTGATGAAATTTTTGCACCGTGAATTACGGCATTATGTCCAATAGTTACATAATCTCCTATCTCTAACTTGAAACCAGGATCAGTATGCACTGAAGAATTTTCTTGAATATTAGTTCCTTTTCCTATACGTATTGAATCATTATCTGCTCTTACTACAGTATAATGCCATAAACTACTTAGATCTCCAACTTCTACATCTCCTATTACGTAAGAAGTAGGATGAATATATGCTTTTTCAGATATTCTTGGTTTTTTACCTAAATATTCTTCAATAGGCATATTATTTTTTCTTTAGTTTAGCTATAAAAAATCCTGTCATATCATGAATAAAAGGATGAAATCTTATGAAGTATTCAATTTCGAATCTTGGATCATTAATTACTTCTTCGTTTTCTAGCTTTGTTACTGTACAAGTTGAATATATAACTTCTCCACCTTTCTTTAGAATTTGATACGCTGAAGTTAAAAACTGTTTTTGATATTTTTGTAAATTAATAAGATAATTTTTATCCTTTTTATCATACAATTTAGGTCTTAATCCTAATGCCGAACAAGGTGGATCTATTATTACTTTATCAACATCTTTTATGCCTAATTCTGATAAATATCTTGAATCGTGCATGTAAACTTCTGCTTTTACTGATAATCTATTTAAGAGTTCTTTGGTCTTTTTAACCTTAGTGTAAGTATGATCGAAACCAATTAGTTTAATCCTAGGTTCTAGTTGATAAACATGAGTAAGTTTTCCTCCGGGTGAAGCTGTCATATCAATAATAAATTCTCCAGGCTGTGGATCTACAACTCTGCTAACAAACATTGAAGCCTTGCCTTGAGCATAAATATAGCCATTTTTTATCTCTTCTCTATCAGCTATTTTAGGAGTATAGTACAGTGATTCTGTAGTATTTACCATAATAGTGTCAGAATCTCTAATTAATATCCCGTTACCTACTAATATACCATTTTCTGAAATTATACTAACCTTAGAACCATTACCTAAAATCCTCTTTATGCCTGGAAAATAAGCATTAGCACCCATCATTACGCTTTCGGCTGTCCTTTTATCTACTATAACTTTAGTATCAAATTCTTCTAACTCGTAAGGACCTTTGACTTCCGTATATATTGCTTCTGGAAAATCTTCATCTTTTTTAAATTCAGGAAACTTTTTCAAAATATCATCTACATTTGACTTAAGCGTATTTACTCTAAGATAAAATCTAGAGTTTGGCTTTTTTATACTATCAAGAAATTTATCTAAATTCTCTCCATATACTTCTTCCAGGTCTTTAATAACGAATTCATCGTATTCTAAGGAGATAAATAAGCACCTCTGTTATTTGGTTCTGCAATGAATCCTCCAAATCTGGAAATTAATTCTTCACCTTCTCTTATAGAATTTACAAAAGTAAAGATTGTAGGCCCAAACGATGATACTCCTGCAGGAAATCCAATTTTTTCAAGTTCCTTCATAAGTTTTCTAACTTTCTCTGATTGTAGAGAAACTTCAATTTTCTTAAATCCTAAATTTTGTATTCTTCCTAACGCGTCTAGTGCACCTTCTAAATCTTTTTCTATCACTGATGGTATAAATTCCATCAAAATTATTCTAGATAAAATATCTATTCC
This genomic window from Acidianus manzaensis contains:
- a CDS encoding SDR family NAD(P)-dependent oxidoreductase, which gives rise to MIAIVTGASKGIGKCTSKKLKEKGYTVIAVSRTKPEVGDQNYELDVSDKSAVFSFINKIIEEYGRIDVVVNNAGFGVYGSFLETDLNEEEYMIKTNFLGPLYFMKAVLPYMVKQKSGAIVNIISEAAYVSTPNLLVYSATKSALASLTNGLWAEMKRYNIKVSGIYPGPVKTNFTSHPSFSKVKSDPFARYAVNPEKVANAVIKAIKSGKREIYVPSKIYLDPYFLKLSNIMQNLTYSIISKYFV
- a CDS encoding TatD family hydrolase, which encodes MLMYYDAHCHYNLLGKPYPNYVIASVSMDYSSSIQNLNIKSKNILVGVGIHPWNISKGEAIDDKIISLIKKADFIGEIGLDYRIETPKEVQIKYFTKFLELANEYNKMVNIHSVDSYEDVIKLLAKYEIKKAIIHWYSGPTDLLKDIEGAGYFITINPSVTFQKKHKLVAEKAPLDIILTESDGGYVYKGKLLEPTMIKDTIHYLSLIRGISEDEISKIIERNFHKIY
- a CDS encoding cob(I)yrinic acid a,c-diamide adenosyltransferase; translation: MTWYTGTGDSGKTKVPSKGEVWKDDDIVNALGNLDELNATLGIVSTLYPELSSVIETIQNDIFTISSEVAGFELNFSADRLNFLEDEIKKIGNEIQPLRNFVLPGGHIASSYLHFSRAVCRRAERSLVKIYRENKAKKLHIVYLNRLSSLLFVLALWINEKTNNPNVIWKKFG
- a CDS encoding ornithine cyclodeaminase family protein — translated: MRFLDAKNLEEYLTPKEAVKAVKEAFLMYYKGEISQPQRQVLTIKGNWWGIMPSFTAFSVAVKIVNVINDNPKRGLPSVQGVVALFSPDTGELISIMDGTVLTAIRTASASVLSTEIAYGNKINTLGIIGAGMEAYYHAKIAQGYLSVSRILVSARKSHIELAKKINADAVDLEKLLKESDVVYATTSSKTPVVIGNLMKNDFHVSSIGAHTPDSREIDDETIRKSKTFIVDSLEAVSKEAGDYIQPKSSGLLDDKKVLEIGKILAEGIKVERPSIFKTVGISAQDNITAYYAYKLSQTSSR
- a CDS encoding MBL fold metallo-hydrolase, with amino-acid sequence MSISRKIHKPYVLYEDKDHKFVWLGLDESEHEKGILTNQYLIVDNNEGALLDAGGYFVFERVYENVKEFINPQNIKYLLFSHQDPDVIGSLNLWIDVTPDAKIYASGLWERFLPHLGFEDSVRIIDIPDEGMNIKLGNDVIKAIPAHFMHSPGNFHYYDTKSKIYFSGDLGAAVYPAGVWYLFVENFEEHVKYMEGFHRRYIASAKAIRNWLKHLEGLDIQIIAPQHGSIFQGENVKKFIEWLKSLDKTGMDYLWQD
- the xerA gene encoding site-specific tyrosine recombinase/integron integrase, which gives rise to MKLQLGSPPEDGNYFDSFIIALQAAGAGEGTIKMYSSAIKNFLEYIKKDPKEVTSNDVNKWILYLSSRKGKIQGIDSKRARSVTLREYVIAVRRFLKWLGVQINPVLPRSRRKEIYALNQNEVNAILESTKRLRDKLIIKLFLDTGLRSKELLNLRVSDVNFEKRIIRVRETKNGEERVVFFTKETESLLRRYILRKNKTENDKIFDLTYQALYKIVRRIGNKAGISGLRPHILRHTFATTAIRKGVPLPAVQRLLGHKDIKTTQIYTHLVLEDLEKVYKQSFELSSS
- a CDS encoding radical SAM/SPASM domain-containing protein; translation: MNRDIKAVRWFIKTQLLKDPFNPGYATFKVTSRCNLRCTFCNPSYYNGELGEGSTETIKKIIDNLRDSPVVVLSFEGGEPTTRKDILELLQYAHDGSFYVMLTTNGYRLNDDDFLSKLADKIDFLHYSIDEYHWNVKSLDTLCKFRQYGLKVNVQTVATRYNLHKLEDKVKKVRECNYKILVLPAVDYPDSKVKLAPDPNELYNVLSELKKKYTSTLNNSWGFIRALKGEFPNRLVSYAISIYPNGDLPYPDDMNGEIVGNLSQEKLNDILKKPKVKELQRKMLENQAKFEYLHLQTASFNSVRDLAEYVNEMVKWRFLGRA
- a CDS encoding gamma carbonic anhydrase family protein, which codes for MPIEEYLGKKPRISEKAYIHPTSYVIGDVEVGDLSSLWHYTVVRADNDSIRIGKGTNIQENSSVHTDPGFKLEIGDYVTIGHNAVIHGAKISSNVIIGMGSILLNGSKIGEYSIIGAGSVVTQNTEIPEYSLALGVPAKVIRKLKEEEIKMIEENAYEYISHVKRFVKL
- a CDS encoding RsmB/NOP family class I SAM-dependent RNA methyltransferase: MEEVYGENLDKFLDSIKKPNSRFYLRVNTLKSNVDDILKKFPEFKKDEDFPEAIYTEVKGPYELEEFDTKVIVDKRTAESVMMGANAYFPGIKRILGNGSKVSIISENGILVGNGILIRDSDTIMVNTTESLYYTPKIADREEIKNGYIYAQGKASMFVSRVVDPQPGEFIIDMTASPGGKLTHVYQLEPRIKLIGFDHTYTKVKKTKELLNRLSVKAEVYMHDSRYLSELGIKDVDKVIIDPPCSALGLRPKLYDKKDKNYLINLQKYQKQFLTSAYQILKKGGEVIYSTCTVTKLENEEVINDPRFEIEYFIRFHPFIHDMTGFFIAKLKKK